The region GCTCGGACATCCTGGCTCTGCGCCTGCCCAGCAAGGTACCGCCGCTCAAGTTGGGCCGTCGCTTCCAGCGCAAGAAATAGAGGGGAGTATCTTCAAGGACACCGCGCCCGAAATCGATTTAACAAACCCGGAGGCGGGTcaataaagtttaattaaGACAAGTACGGCCGGTCTTTGCTTTCGGATTGAAATTTTCTGGCAAACAAGCCAGGGAATGGTGGACGCTTTATTATTCGGACAACATTATTAGGCCGTTTCTTGAGAAGCTAACAAGGCTGCCCAATATTGACCACTTTGAAAAGCTGTATATTACCTTAATAGAAACAACCATCTCTACTCGTTatttaaaatcgattttaaacaaatagttGCCATGGAAATCAACATACATGAACACCACCAAactttttacacttttagacattttttatttagtttttagatTCAAAATCAAGAATAACATTAGGCGCGCACACTGGCAACGAGTAGTTGCTGGTAGCTGCTGGGAAACAACATTGTTTTCCGGTGAATTATCATAATTAATTTCGTCCTAGCAGCAGGATGGCCGATCAAAGTGGGTGTGTGCTTAGTTctgtgtggtgtgtgtgtaCGACGGCAATCTTGTTAATCCCTCCCCCTTATCAGTTAGTTGCTATTATTGATTCCCCCAAGTCCCGGGTGATGTCCCGCGATGGGGAGTCCTCCTTCAGTTCCAGTTCCGTATCCTTCTAGTATCCGTAATCTCCTCTCTACACGGCCAGTCCGAAGACCGAGACGATGCAGTACATGGTCTTGTTCTCCCAGCGCACCGTGCAGGATCCGTCGGTGTCGTTGTTCCAGTAGCAGGAGCTGGCGGTGTGCAGTCCTGCCCCGTTCTTCTGCATGATCATGGCGGTCACAATGTACTTGTAGGGCTTCTGCTCCTTGGTCAGCACCGTGAGGCAGTTCTCCACCACCTGGCCGGTCCAGTTGTTCACCTTGTCGTGCTGGTAGGCATTGCCACCGATGGTCGTCTCGATGGCCTCCTTAATCGTCTTGCTCACGTCGTCCACAATGAACTGGCTTTCTTCGCGTGAGTCATCCATTTTCACAGCTTCGATTCGGCTGTTGCGACAGCTGGTCCAAAACTTGTGGTTCCTGGTCTACGGTCCTTGTTGTTGTCCTTGTGGATGTGCGCGCGTTTTTGCGTTCGTCGGCGGCGTTTGGTCAggcgaaataaaatatgtcGGGAGTCTTTTTTTCGAAGGGATGTGCAAAGCCTACTCGGGTTTTATTTGGCAGTATTTTCGGGGCGTCTCGAGGTGGTCAGACTGGGCGGGAACCCACCTGGAGAAACGGTCACATTGCGGCGGATTATAGTCACTGCACACTGCACTTCCCTATCGATAACTCGAGacattataaatattacataATATTGcatctaaaaaataaagttaaagttaaataagCCACGCCTTTAATTTAGTTAAAGCTTTATTTTAACgcaattaaaatcatttaagaaggaaaattacaaatttcataaataaaaataatttaacatcAGGGtacattaaataatatttaataaagtattaattgaataaaaatcaaCTTAGGCAATATACATTATGTTTTTATTCGTTTATCTTCGccatatgttttttaaatgtgtgATAGCATAGGAAAACTAGACAggaaaagtttatttatttctctctatttcttatattttattttaaatttttaaaaattcattagctttccaataatttttttataaaatatattcaacaAGTTTTCCACTTGAAACCCACCATAACAAtagaaacaaatataaataagtgtTGAGAAACGTCTGAACCCAAAATCGTTATTGCGTTGGCTAGGATTCCTCCAGCCTCAGACCATGGTCACTCTGGCAGAACGAACATAACGGAACGGACGCGTTCGAGGCgcaataaaaactgaaaaataattcatttattcCATAACGCTGCTGCGACACCACCTGGCAAAAAACCGAAGCATATCAAGGCAGACAAATATCGCTATTAAGTGGCATAATTCAAAGTGATTCGTGCATGTAATTCGTTATGGAAAAGTGCCTtgctgtgtgcgtgtgtgtgcgagcgtataattaaacaaaagtaTTAAGAAAACCGAGTCGCATATTTTGCAATACGCGCTGCGAAATAACCGAGCAATAATTGTCGCAGCTGCGGGCGCACTTCCTTCTTCTTCTCCTGTttcctttattgttttttacacGGATTCGCGCTACTACAATTGCAGCTGCTGTTCAGCTATTTAgcgcgcgcgtgtgtgtgtgagtgtgcctTTGCTGGccgccgctgttgttgtttttgtttttggctcaCCTCTCGTTTAACCACCTTGAatgcgtgagagcgagaggGGCGAGGAGTGCAAAGTTGATGCCCGCGAGTGTAAGCGCTCGCTCGCGcgcgtctgtgtgtgtgtgacaaCAAATTAACTGCGACTGTGTGCGTGCGGGCATTAGTCACTCTCCTTAACTTTTAACTTTTTGGTCCACCTTCTTTGGGGCGCATCGCCAAAAGACAATACCAAAGCCAGcgaaaacagcaaaaaaacCCACTAGGCCAGCTCAGCGGATCGGATCGGACCGAATCGGACGTCGTCAAAAGGTTAGTTACCCTGTCCTACCCGCAGTTGATATTTAACCACATCGCCATCGCCCTGGCAACTTTGCCTTCATTTCACTCTATTGGCCACTGCCACAGccacttccacttccattGAAGTTTTGCACAAGCTATTTACTTAATTGAAATTCCAGCCAAGGTCGtatttgttaattaattaaatgtttgccCGGGTGACTACCGACTTGTGTGGCAAGAAGAAACTCGGCGGCTATTGtacaatacaaatatattgCACAAACCGATATGCTACGCTAGTTCCGACTGTTTTGCTGGTGCCCTAGCGATAAGAAGGGGTGCTAAGAGTGACATTTATGGATGATAGACCCATTTTTTATAGTATGTATAGGGGGATTTTATATAGTAGAACAAACAGCACATATAATATGATACGTTATAAAAGAGAATCTTCTTCTAATGGAAGAAAGGGTCTGGTTCTTACCaaagtaatattattttatggtGCTATTATAAAGTCATTTTCATATCATGTGAAGCTCCTTTTCCCTGATAAAGTAGAAACCCAATTTCGGTTTCGTTTTGTCACTTTCGGGCGCAGCAGGTGTTGCATTGGCGCTTACCTCACTTTCCAGCTGACTGACTTTCGACCGATCCTCACACGACACGCATATACCATATACCATATGGCAGAAAGCCCCTCAAAGCACCCCTGTTTTCGGCGCCTCTGCCGCTTGATAAAACCCTTTGAAGAGCAATCTCCTATGTACTTCGAAAACAGGAAATGTGTATCTTGACAATACATGGGAAAAAATTTACTTGAAACCAGAGAAAAATACATTATCATAAGGCTTACTTTATAAGAGATATAGTATAGCCTTTGAATAAGGTAACTATGGTATGGTATGTGGTATATCAGTAAGAATAAGTGTAGAACTCAACTCGTTATAAAACTTTATCATGAATGAATGATATGATACAATGATCTTTGGAACGATGTTTATTGCTGAAGGTTTTCGTTTTTATAAGTGTAATGCTCGCACTTTTTACGACTGACATCGACTCCGCATGTAAATAGTATTCATGACTGAAACAAAAGGTCCTCTTTATGGGCCTTTCAGAAAAGAACATTGTTTTTCAAAGTGCCTGCAAGTGTTTTTCGCTCGATACTCGATATGCACAGAAAGTGCTGATGCCAGCTCTCGGCTCTGATTGTATTCAACTTTGACCCACATTCGGCAAGTGTCCCGCCGTGGAACGCACGAGTGGACTGGCGGAACGGAGGCGGAGGAGCTCGGTGCCACAGTGATGGACTTCACTGCAGCTCCTCACATCGCATGTTTTATGCATTCGAACGTGCAATTTCCAGGCCGCATTGTTTGTCTAGAATTTGTGGGCAGAGCACAGAACTACATTGTAGTTCGTCTATCAATCGCTGTGAGTATGCAAATACGCTTTTAGAACGAACTGCACGAGCTGGCTGAAAATGCTGGAAGAGAAGAGCCAAAAGCTATGACGAACAGGGAAACGTGCTGACAATGTAAATGCTTTTATTTCACCTATTTTAATTCTTTCCATGCCATGACAGAAGGAAAACTACCGCAGACAATGCAAAATCGGGGGTTATAttcgatatatatattctcaGCACTTGGGTTTTGCCCAGTCTTTCCTTATACGATTTTTCGCCATAGACTTTCGGCTCTTTTGTTAAGTATGCTGATTCGGAAAGCTGTTTTATTTTAGCCATTTGCCCAAAAGCGCCAAATTTGCTGATCCAATATTTACCCCTCATATAGGAGCAAGCGTGTAGGTTTGAATAGATTGTTGTCGCACCAGATTCAAGCTGTATCCACAGAAACGATCGTTGTGAGAgccagccaaagcaaacagaaaatcaaattaatctTTAACCCTCTGACGCTAAGGAGTTCTTATTATGCCGGACTGCCCGCTAAGAGATCCCCAGAGCTCAATAAACCTTAACCTCAAAGACCCCCCGCACAAAGCGTGGCTCTGTTCCATCCATCCATTCATCGCCATCGCTCCTCTTTATCGCTCTTGATGTAAATTGAATGATTTCGG is a window of Drosophila biarmipes strain raj3 chromosome 3R, RU_DBia_V1.1, whole genome shotgun sequence DNA encoding:
- the LOC108025372 gene encoding dynein light chain Tctex-type, with translation MDDSREESQFIVDDVSKTIKEAIETTIGGNAYQHDKVNNWTGQVVENCLTVLTKEQKPYKYIVTAMIMQKNGAGLHTASSCYWNNDTDGSCTVRWENKTMYCIVSVFGLAV